Proteins encoded by one window of Sinorhizobium arboris LMG 14919:
- a CDS encoding sulfotransferase family protein — translation MMSSQPVRIAYIAGYGRSGSTILDIALGQHAAVMGAGEITSLTRHVWRHNEYCACGNAIRDCSFWNSVLQEWSIGQESGLMEEYCALQQKFEGLSMLTRLLSGFGLGKRFSLYTLHTKRLFSAMQACSGRQMIVDSSKLPGRAMAVAQIPGIDMRVIHLVRDGRGVAWSLLKGYERDAKSGLQKEIKPKSVFRTAVRWSMVNLAVEYLSRKLGPERVMRVRYEDFASDPVTVMQKIGAFLELDLSRIGTSLRNGEAMGPGHQVAGNRLRMNASIALNKDEAWRTRMPAGQQVSFRRLGGWMLRRYGYL, via the coding sequence ATGATGTCCTCGCAACCAGTTCGCATCGCATATATCGCAGGTTACGGACGCAGCGGGTCGACCATCCTGGACATTGCGTTAGGACAGCATGCCGCCGTGATGGGAGCGGGAGAGATAACCTCGCTCACACGGCACGTGTGGCGTCACAACGAATATTGTGCATGCGGCAATGCTATTCGCGACTGTTCCTTCTGGAACTCGGTTCTCCAGGAGTGGTCCATTGGCCAGGAGTCCGGGCTGATGGAGGAGTATTGCGCCCTCCAGCAAAAGTTCGAAGGGCTTTCGATGTTGACGAGATTGCTCAGCGGCTTCGGTCTCGGGAAACGATTTTCGCTTTACACGCTTCATACGAAACGCTTGTTCAGCGCGATGCAGGCCTGTTCGGGCCGGCAAATGATCGTCGATTCTTCGAAGCTGCCGGGGAGAGCGATGGCCGTTGCGCAGATCCCCGGGATCGATATGCGGGTCATTCATCTGGTGCGCGACGGGCGCGGTGTAGCTTGGTCCTTGCTGAAGGGCTATGAGCGCGACGCCAAATCGGGCCTGCAGAAGGAAATCAAGCCGAAGTCGGTCTTCAGAACAGCCGTGCGATGGAGCATGGTCAATCTTGCGGTGGAGTATCTCTCGCGGAAATTGGGCCCCGAGAGGGTCATGCGTGTCAGATACGAGGATTTCGCATCCGATCCTGTCACTGTGATGCAGAAAATCGGCGCGTTCCTCGAGCTCGATTTGAGCCGGATAGGCACATCGCTGCGCAATGGCGAGGCGATGGGGCCGGGACATCAGGTGGCAGGCAACCGGCTGCGCATGAACGCATCGATCGCGCTCAACAAGGACGAGGCCTGGCGAACGCGGATGCCGGCCGGTCAGCAGGTTTCCTTTCGGCGGCTGGGCGGCTGGATGCTCCGACGCTACGGCTATCTGTGA
- a CDS encoding polysaccharide biosynthesis tyrosine autokinase has translation MTTFVPDGGLSARAHHRETVDFAPQQSGATVGLFDLWAVVKRRFWLLAFIIIGCTLLSAIASFTLPKSYTASSEVVLERKDVRPFATDAALTSIERDRSAAETEMDVLQSRKFAGRIVDRLNLIDHPNFNPYAPGGEKSGAPSVVDRIKDLIGIRRASTSDQVVPDTRTQRDHAISALLSQFQVSRTGESLAVRLVVTNQDPKLAQQIANTIATLYVEASLEFKQDERVADKERALNTGGAVAFLRQSMTQPLLITLRNEEARLLQSKAELAAKYGKNHPQMIDAESQIAGIRSMIEDEVQRILSDLEAESLKPSARIVSTAELPNSPSFPKPGLIIPAAFAGSTLLACVLALLLETTDTRVRSGQRVAQLLRIPNLGYVPKVPKHLISPGAKRSSCIPDWSNFTSAEAERAVYMACRFSDAKQLRRIVMVTSCIHDVANASTAWGIATAAAADGRPTAFVNLDFNRHNVPYLKGMERSPETIERYLRNQAVIGEVVQSIPTLPGFGFIDATHVMTEPFRSLDSDKLCELIMDLKQTGYDFIVLHAPPVLASGDATWLAPFVDGVILMANWGKATEEQLLEAAAQLRMNHAHLIGTVINQVNPDIHRRHHYGGFVITSKRIPVSRWHQVRGNGALPERGDADVNTLYTPATRPSITRPSNVA, from the coding sequence ATGACGACATTCGTTCCCGATGGCGGCCTATCTGCCCGCGCTCATCACCGAGAAACTGTGGATTTCGCCCCTCAGCAGAGCGGGGCAACCGTCGGCCTTTTCGATCTCTGGGCCGTGGTCAAGCGGCGGTTCTGGCTTCTTGCTTTCATCATAATCGGCTGCACGCTACTATCTGCGATTGCATCATTCACGCTCCCCAAGTCCTACACGGCCAGTTCGGAAGTGGTGCTGGAGCGCAAAGATGTCCGACCCTTTGCCACCGATGCAGCTTTGACATCCATCGAGCGCGACCGGTCGGCGGCTGAAACAGAGATGGACGTCTTGCAGTCGCGGAAGTTCGCCGGCCGTATTGTGGACCGGTTGAACCTCATCGATCATCCCAACTTCAATCCGTATGCGCCAGGCGGGGAGAAGTCGGGCGCCCCGAGCGTCGTGGACCGCATCAAGGATCTCATCGGTATTCGCCGTGCCTCGACCTCCGACCAAGTCGTGCCGGATACAAGGACACAGCGGGATCACGCGATCTCCGCACTGCTGTCCCAGTTCCAGGTAAGCCGGACGGGCGAAAGCCTCGCCGTGCGGCTTGTTGTAACCAACCAGGACCCTAAGCTGGCCCAACAAATCGCGAACACGATTGCCACTCTCTATGTCGAAGCCTCGCTCGAATTCAAACAGGACGAGCGGGTCGCGGACAAGGAGCGCGCACTCAACACCGGCGGTGCAGTGGCTTTCCTTCGGCAAAGCATGACGCAGCCGCTTTTGATCACGTTGCGCAACGAAGAGGCCCGGCTGCTGCAGAGCAAGGCCGAACTCGCCGCCAAGTACGGCAAAAATCATCCTCAGATGATCGATGCGGAATCACAGATTGCCGGTATCCGCAGCATGATTGAGGATGAAGTCCAGCGTATTCTGTCCGACCTCGAAGCCGAGTCCCTGAAGCCCAGCGCGCGGATCGTGTCGACAGCGGAACTCCCCAATTCACCGTCGTTTCCCAAGCCCGGCCTTATCATTCCGGCGGCATTCGCCGGTTCCACGCTGCTGGCCTGCGTACTCGCGCTGTTGCTGGAGACAACCGACACACGTGTCCGCAGCGGACAACGAGTCGCGCAGCTGCTGCGTATCCCCAATCTCGGTTATGTACCGAAGGTACCGAAGCATCTAATCTCTCCGGGCGCAAAGCGATCCTCGTGCATTCCGGACTGGAGCAACTTCACCTCCGCCGAAGCGGAGCGGGCGGTTTACATGGCTTGCCGCTTTTCCGACGCGAAGCAACTGCGGCGCATTGTGATGGTAACCTCCTGTATTCACGATGTTGCAAACGCGTCGACGGCCTGGGGAATCGCAACGGCCGCAGCGGCGGACGGCCGCCCGACCGCCTTCGTGAATCTTGATTTCAATCGTCACAATGTTCCCTACCTGAAAGGCATGGAGCGTTCCCCGGAAACGATCGAACGCTACCTCAGGAATCAGGCGGTCATAGGCGAGGTCGTGCAGTCCATCCCGACCTTGCCCGGCTTTGGATTCATCGACGCGACGCACGTGATGACGGAACCATTCAGATCGCTGGACTCCGACAAGCTCTGTGAACTCATCATGGACCTGAAGCAAACCGGATATGACTTCATCGTGCTGCATGCTCCGCCGGTGCTCGCCTCCGGGGATGCAACGTGGCTGGCGCCTTTTGTCGACGGTGTGATTCTCATGGCCAATTGGGGCAAGGCGACTGAAGAGCAGCTGCTGGAAGCTGCCGCACAGCTCCGGATGAACCATGCGCATCTGATCGGTACGGTGATTAACCAGGTCAATCCCGATATCCATAGACGTCACCACTATGGCGGCTTCGTCATAACCTCCAAGCGTATCCCCGTCAGCCGCTGGCACCAAGTTCGCGGCAATGGAGCACTCCCGGAGCGTGGGGACGCAGACGTCAACACGCTTTACACTCCCGCAACCAGACCTTCGATCACGCGTCCGTCGAATGTCGCTTAG
- a CDS encoding thrombospondin type 3 repeat-containing protein — MTVIFQSHDVRALGSTIARCLILAGLLCGPWAGISREALAEPLPPKLPDGRQRAFPTAEGFGAGSLGGRGGKAIYVVNTNEEGPGSLRACIEASGPRVCILRTGGTIVLRERSLVVRNPFLTIAGETAPGGGIAIRNGETQIRPSIEIVTNDVIIRHIRLRPGPHAVKACCSGGLGMYSEAARDIMLDHISASWGSDETIDSEDASNFTWQWGIASEPLLRGGPGKDKRARNMLFTKGGNVSVHHSLFAFGQFRNPLIKMKIPGAVADIVNNVFFSPKWQYVLSLGDEWARIQANVVGNYKIAGEKLRNDHMVHLFEESGRGHAIYLKDNYDEPYRTDPGQDESLVLAKEQRRFVSATAFAAPAIRATSPETAYEDVLASAGATKPQRDAVDRRIIEAVRNRSGRLLASDPEDVGGWPELDAGVPYRDSDMDGISDDWEVEHGTDPTDAGDGPQDKDGDGWTNLEAFLHFMAGDVADGMPAVRD, encoded by the coding sequence ATGACGGTGATCTTTCAGTCGCATGATGTAAGAGCACTGGGTTCCACGATAGCCCGTTGCCTGATCTTGGCGGGCTTGCTCTGCGGACCATGGGCCGGCATCTCGCGCGAAGCTCTGGCCGAGCCTCTTCCACCCAAGCTGCCCGACGGCAGACAACGCGCCTTTCCCACGGCCGAGGGCTTCGGCGCCGGCTCTCTCGGCGGACGAGGGGGCAAGGCAATCTACGTCGTCAACACGAATGAGGAAGGGCCGGGCTCCCTGCGCGCGTGCATCGAAGCGTCCGGACCGCGCGTTTGTATCCTGCGTACAGGGGGCACCATTGTTCTTCGCGAAAGATCGCTCGTCGTTCGTAATCCATTCCTGACAATTGCGGGAGAAACGGCGCCGGGGGGCGGGATCGCCATCCGGAACGGCGAGACGCAGATTCGTCCTTCGATAGAAATCGTGACCAATGACGTGATCATCAGGCACATTCGTCTTCGCCCCGGGCCGCATGCCGTGAAGGCTTGTTGTTCCGGAGGGCTTGGAATGTACTCCGAGGCGGCGAGAGACATCATGCTTGATCATATCTCCGCCAGCTGGGGATCGGATGAGACGATCGATTCGGAAGATGCGAGCAATTTTACCTGGCAGTGGGGTATCGCGAGCGAACCGCTCCTGCGGGGCGGCCCCGGGAAAGACAAGCGTGCACGCAACATGTTGTTCACGAAAGGCGGCAACGTCTCGGTCCATCACTCCCTCTTTGCTTTCGGCCAGTTCAGAAATCCGCTGATCAAAATGAAAATTCCCGGCGCGGTCGCGGATATCGTGAACAACGTGTTTTTCTCGCCTAAGTGGCAATATGTCCTGAGCCTCGGCGATGAATGGGCGCGTATTCAGGCCAATGTGGTCGGTAACTACAAGATCGCGGGGGAGAAGCTGCGAAACGACCACATGGTCCATCTCTTCGAAGAAAGCGGACGCGGTCACGCGATTTACCTGAAGGACAATTACGACGAACCCTACCGGACCGACCCCGGGCAGGATGAGAGCCTCGTTTTGGCGAAGGAGCAAAGGAGATTCGTTTCGGCGACAGCGTTTGCTGCCCCGGCGATCCGCGCCACCTCGCCTGAAACTGCTTACGAGGACGTTTTGGCAAGTGCCGGTGCCACAAAGCCGCAGCGCGATGCCGTCGACCGCCGCATCATAGAGGCGGTCAGGAACCGCAGCGGACGTTTGCTTGCGAGCGATCCGGAGGACGTCGGCGGTTGGCCGGAACTCGATGCCGGAGTGCCCTACCGGGATAGCGACATGGACGGCATTTCAGATGACTGGGAGGTCGAGCACGGCACCGACCCGACAGATGCCGGCGATGGACCTCAGGACAAGGATGGCGACGGCTGGACAAACCTCGAGGCGTTTCTCCATTTCATGGCGGGAGATGTCGCGGACGGGATGCCGGCCGTTCGCGATTGA